One genomic segment of Pseudoalteromonas sp. GCY includes these proteins:
- a CDS encoding VOC family protein produces MAKMIHSMIRVKDADRSIKFYHDVFALAVKRRIDFNDFSLIYLGNDETSFELELTWNHDTTLDYTIGNGYGHLAFATDSLQAVYNKAQKNSYCPKEIKDFYNQNVLIARFFFIKDPDGYDIEVIEKSDVYR; encoded by the coding sequence ATGGCAAAAATGATCCACTCAATGATCAGAGTGAAAGACGCTGATCGCTCAATTAAATTTTATCATGATGTATTTGCGTTGGCAGTGAAACGACGCATTGACTTTAATGATTTTTCTCTTATCTACCTTGGCAACGATGAAACTTCGTTTGAACTGGAGCTAACTTGGAATCATGACACCACGCTAGATTATACAATCGGTAATGGCTATGGGCATTTGGCTTTCGCCACGGATAGCTTGCAGGCTGTCTACAACAAGGCTCAAAAGAATAGTTATTGCCCTAAAGAAATCAAAGATTTTTATAATCAAAATGTATTAATAGCAAGATTCTTTTTTATTAAAGATCCTGATGGTTATGATATTGAAGTAATTGAAAAAAGCGATGTGTATCGGTAG
- a CDS encoding REP-associated tyrosine transposase, with protein sequence MYKSRNLRNKRVSLVNHFYAITLTCKDRKSYFNSFSICAEAAKTIMACEQGQLFKVIAFVLMPDHLHLIIQLNGSLKLPDSIRAIKGRIATSLRSFGVFGLWQKGYYEHLIRSEDDLKEQARYIIQNPIRANLVTRVGEYPYWFCIWV encoded by the coding sequence ATGTACAAAAGTCGAAACTTGAGGAATAAGCGGGTCTCACTCGTAAATCATTTTTATGCAATTACCTTAACGTGCAAAGATAGAAAGTCGTACTTTAACTCCTTTTCGATTTGTGCCGAGGCCGCTAAGACGATCATGGCTTGTGAGCAGGGGCAGCTTTTTAAAGTCATTGCTTTCGTATTAATGCCAGATCATCTTCACTTAATCATTCAATTAAATGGTTCTTTAAAGTTACCAGATTCTATTCGAGCGATAAAAGGTCGCATAGCAACCAGTTTACGTTCTTTCGGAGTATTTGGTTTATGGCAAAAAGGTTATTATGAACATTTAATTCGAAGTGAAGACGACTTAAAAGAACAAGCAAGGTATATAATTCAGAATCCAATTAGGGCTAATCTTGTTACGCGGGTAGGTGAATATCCATATTGGTTTTGTATTTGGGTGTGA
- a CDS encoding REP-associated tyrosine transposase, which yields MYKSQNLRNKRVSLVNHFYAITLACKDRKSYFNSFTICAEAAKTIMACEQGQLFKVIAFVLMPDHLHLIIQLNGSLKLPDAIRAIKGRIATSLRSFGVFGLWQKGYYEHLIRSEDDLKEQARYIIQNPVRANLVKRVGEYPYWFCIWA from the coding sequence ATGTACAAAAGTCAAAACTTGAGGAATAAGCGGGTCTCACTCGTAAATCATTTCTATGCAATTACCTTAGCGTGCAAAGATAGAAAATCGTACTTTAACTCCTTTACGATTTGTGCTGAGGCCGCTAAGACGATCATGGCTTGTGAGCAGGGGCAACTTTTTAAAGTCATTGCTTTCGTATTAATGCCAGATCATCTGCATTTAATCATACAATTAAATGGTTCTTTAAAGTTACCAGATGCTATTCGAGCGATAAAAGGTCGCATAGCAACCAGTTTACGTTCTTTCGGAGTATTTGGTTTATGGCAAAAAGGTTATTATGAACATTTAATTCGAAGTGAAGACGACTTAAAAGAACAAGCAAGGTATATAATACAGAATCCTGTCAGGGCTAATCTTGTAAAGCGGGTGGGGGAATATCCATATTGGTTTTGTATTTGGGCGTGA
- the galU gene encoding UTP--glucose-1-phosphate uridylyltransferase GalU: MKAVIPVAGLGTRMLPMTKAIPKEMLPLVDKPLIQYIVKECVAAGIKEIVLVTHSSKNAIENHFDTSFELEATLEKRVKRKLLQEVRSICPEDVTIMHVRQGEAKGLGHAVLCAQPIVGDNDFVVVLPDVILDEYTADQGNENLAAMLSRFNQTKASQIMLEPVPQQDVCKYGIADINGVSLRPGESSAIKHMVEKPAIEEAPSNLAVVGRYVLSKNIWPLLRKTPVGAGGEIQLTDAIDMLMEQETVEAFHMSGRSHDCGDKLGYLKAIVEYAIRDEQLGEEFSQFLKRFHQLSLAS, encoded by the coding sequence ATGAAAGCAGTTATTCCTGTCGCGGGCCTTGGTACTCGCATGCTCCCAATGACCAAAGCCATTCCTAAAGAAATGTTGCCTTTGGTAGATAAGCCACTCATTCAATATATTGTCAAAGAATGTGTTGCTGCGGGTATTAAAGAAATTGTGTTAGTGACTCACTCATCAAAAAATGCAATTGAAAACCATTTTGATACCAGCTTTGAATTGGAAGCAACGCTCGAAAAACGTGTTAAGCGTAAACTTTTACAAGAAGTACGCTCGATTTGCCCTGAAGACGTTACGATTATGCATGTTCGTCAGGGTGAAGCCAAAGGTCTTGGCCATGCGGTTTTGTGCGCGCAACCTATTGTTGGGGATAATGATTTTGTTGTTGTACTGCCCGATGTCATTTTGGATGAATATACAGCCGATCAGGGAAATGAAAATTTAGCTGCAATGCTATCTCGTTTCAACCAAACGAAAGCTAGCCAAATTATGTTAGAGCCCGTACCACAGCAGGATGTCTGTAAATATGGTATTGCTGATATCAACGGTGTGTCGTTACGTCCAGGTGAAAGTAGTGCAATAAAGCATATGGTAGAAAAGCCAGCCATAGAAGAAGCTCCTTCTAATCTAGCAGTTGTTGGTCGCTATGTGCTTTCTAAAAATATTTGGCCACTACTAAGAAAAACCCCAGTCGGTGCTGGTGGAGAAATCCAGTTAACCGATGCTATCGATATGCTGATGGAACAGGAAACCGTTGAGGCTTTTCATATGAGCGGTCGTTCGCACGATTGTGGCGACAAGCTTGGTTACCTTAAAGCCATCGTTGAATATGCTATTCGCGATGAGCAATTAGGTGAAGAGTTTTCGCAATTTTTGAAACGCTTTCATCAATTAAGCCTAGCTTCTTAA
- a CDS encoding S8 family serine peptidase produces MRSKLSALSLALLPVLAFTSQAAVQIETTTATADDSILVVFKENTSAALRANARNLVKAKMADLNADGVDDKYRHVLKGRLANFKLDSITAKQAIEKLANHPAIEYVEPDYQVKALGIPDDSRFDELWGMHNTGQTGGTADADIDAPEAWDITIGSRDVIVGVIDTGIDYTHPDLAANAWRNPGEIAGDGIDNDGNGYIDDVHGINAITGSGDPMDDQGHGTHVSGTIGASGNDATGVAGVNHEVSIVGCKFLDASGSGSTSDAIECIDYMVALKNAGHNVRVTNNSWGGGGFSQALSDAITASENADILFVAAAGNSAVDNDVNPHYPSSYEHDSVFSIASTTHTDAMSSFSQWGLTSVDMGAPGSAILSTVPGGGYSSYSGTSMATPHVAGAAALVLSINPTLTAIELKNLLMQSGDVNADLTDKTVSGKRLNVNQAVIDADPEPGFRVSARPANQEITAGDTATYEFTFASVADWQGTIDLSVTSPIAGAALSATTAMPGDTVTLSVPTTASTQWGEYSFTLNATSGELADQEQVGLYVLPQGLSDFSYENTTAVNIPDNDASGITSVITVADTVTVFDSNTLVDITHTYIGDLIVTLTSPAGTVATLHNRQGGGADDINQTFNSAAFNGEVATGDWTLSVSDNAGIDTGTLNSWTLNLTGLGEASPQPPVAGFSFAASGLAVTFTDESRDPNDDIVSWAWDFGDGSISTDASPIHEFAASGEYSVSLTVTDSEGNSNTTTQSVVVSADEIELSVARVNKSRLGYIRVELAWQGSSADTVTIYRDGQAIDTVPNSGKFRDFSRNLEATSYTYKVCQSGDICSNEITVNF; encoded by the coding sequence ATGAGATCTAAACTTTCTGCATTGTCTTTGGCTTTGCTTCCTGTACTTGCTTTCACTTCTCAAGCAGCAGTTCAAATCGAAACAACAACTGCAACCGCTGATGACAGCATCTTAGTTGTGTTTAAAGAAAACACTTCTGCTGCACTTCGTGCCAATGCAAGAAACCTTGTAAAAGCAAAGATGGCGGATTTGAACGCTGATGGCGTAGACGACAAATACCGCCATGTTTTAAAAGGTCGCCTAGCAAACTTTAAACTAGATAGCATCACGGCAAAGCAAGCAATTGAAAAACTAGCTAACCACCCGGCCATCGAATATGTCGAGCCTGACTATCAAGTAAAAGCACTTGGCATTCCAGACGATAGTCGCTTTGATGAGCTTTGGGGCATGCATAACACAGGTCAAACTGGTGGTACGGCTGATGCCGATATTGATGCCCCTGAAGCATGGGATATCACTATTGGTTCACGTGATGTGATCGTCGGTGTGATCGATACAGGTATTGATTATACTCACCCAGATCTCGCGGCAAACGCATGGCGCAACCCAGGAGAGATCGCTGGAGATGGCATTGATAATGATGGTAACGGCTATATTGATGACGTTCACGGTATTAACGCAATCACAGGCAGTGGCGACCCGATGGACGACCAAGGTCACGGTACACACGTTTCAGGTACTATCGGAGCATCAGGCAACGACGCAACGGGTGTTGCTGGTGTTAACCATGAGGTCTCAATAGTAGGCTGTAAATTCCTAGATGCATCAGGCTCAGGCTCAACTTCAGATGCGATTGAGTGTATTGACTATATGGTTGCGCTTAAAAATGCCGGTCACAACGTTCGCGTTACTAATAACAGTTGGGGTGGCGGCGGCTTTAGCCAAGCACTTTCTGATGCAATTACTGCAAGTGAAAATGCAGACATCTTATTTGTTGCCGCAGCAGGTAACAGTGCGGTAGATAACGATGTAAACCCTCATTATCCTTCAAGCTACGAGCACGACAGCGTATTCTCTATCGCAAGTACAACCCATACTGACGCGATGTCTTCATTTTCACAATGGGGTCTCACGTCTGTAGATATGGGTGCACCAGGTAGCGCTATTTTATCCACCGTCCCAGGTGGTGGTTACTCAAGCTACTCAGGTACTTCAATGGCGACGCCTCACGTTGCAGGTGCGGCGGCTCTGGTACTGTCTATCAACCCGACACTCACTGCAATTGAGCTTAAAAACCTACTGATGCAAAGTGGTGATGTTAATGCTGACCTTACCGATAAAACTGTGTCTGGTAAGCGCTTAAATGTGAATCAAGCTGTAATTGATGCCGATCCAGAGCCAGGCTTTAGAGTATCAGCTCGTCCAGCTAATCAAGAAATCACAGCGGGCGATACTGCAACATACGAATTTACTTTTGCTTCAGTCGCTGACTGGCAGGGTACTATTGATTTGTCTGTTACTTCACCAATTGCAGGTGCAGCGCTGTCTGCGACTACTGCAATGCCAGGCGATACAGTAACACTTTCTGTACCAACTACAGCTTCAACTCAGTGGGGTGAGTATAGCTTCACGCTTAACGCAACATCTGGAGAGCTTGCAGATCAAGAGCAAGTAGGGCTGTATGTATTACCTCAAGGGTTAAGCGATTTCAGCTATGAAAATACTACCGCGGTAAACATTCCTGATAACGATGCTTCAGGTATTACTTCTGTGATCACTGTGGCTGACACCGTTACTGTATTTGATAGCAATACTTTAGTGGATATTACACACACCTACATCGGCGACTTAATTGTTACGCTTACTTCTCCTGCTGGAACCGTAGCAACACTGCATAACCGTCAAGGTGGCGGTGCAGATGACATTAACCAAACCTTTAACTCTGCGGCATTTAATGGTGAAGTTGCAACGGGTGATTGGACATTGTCTGTCTCAGATAATGCCGGTATCGATACTGGTACATTGAACAGCTGGACTCTAAACCTAACAGGTTTAGGCGAAGCATCACCTCAACCTCCTGTTGCGGGCTTTAGCTTTGCAGCTTCAGGCCTTGCCGTGACATTCACTGATGAAAGCCGTGATCCGAATGATGATATCGTTAGCTGGGCATGGGACTTTGGTGATGGCAGTATCAGTACTGACGCAAGCCCAATTCATGAATTTGCAGCATCTGGTGAGTACAGTGTTTCTCTAACGGTAACAGATAGTGAAGGCAACAGCAACACTACAACACAGTCTGTTGTGGTAAGCGCTGATGAGATTGAATTATCTGTTGCTCGCGTGAATAAATCTCGCTTAGGTTATATCCGTGTTGAACTTGCATGGCAAGGTAGCAGCGCTGATACAGTGACAATTTACCGTGATGGTCAAGCTATTGATACAGTGCCAAACTCAGGTAAATTCAGAGATTTTTCTCGTAACTTAGAAGCAACTAGCTACACCTATAAAGTGTGCCAATCTGGTGATATCTGTTCGAATGAGATCACAGTTAACTTTTAA
- a CDS encoding curlin has product MKFSKSIVSCAIALALTHSVTAHAEAKSDNKPLSTSALSQVERASGTSNELKLSQTSGSQGGNELASVQLGTSNLTDVTTIGDNNITEADQNGTGNVAIITTTGNNNNQVYSQDGESNGALTEVTGDDNAIDIQQSGSGILGINNEAINVINGDQNTITVSQGSGGQWFYNLNMQGSQNEVTATQTGTWNEATLESVQGDMNQITLDQDGVYNQYKVVSLQGNENEIESSQSGNFNVISVETVIGDDNQVEIEQSEGDSNTVNVFEITGDNNELNIDQEGSTNTFASDLLVGNDNEVMTEQRGDENKVQADVIGDNNEFTAMQIGNGNEMYLGVAGENNEFSATQVGDANIAHVANFNGSDNDVDVTQTGDENEAVVQSSYPDVSLASNDNAVDISQSGTGNGVVVTMSSVFDSSSNQVDIAQSGEFNAIDLMLEGSRNMLDITQNGSNNFVMGMGSEAFIINGDDNAFTVSQIGDGNLVQGGITGSGQNITVTQVGDNNVATITQQ; this is encoded by the coding sequence GTGAAGTTTTCAAAATCAATCGTGAGTTGCGCTATCGCGCTTGCGCTAACACATTCAGTTACAGCACATGCTGAGGCAAAATCAGATAATAAACCACTTTCAACTTCTGCACTTTCACAAGTGGAGCGTGCAAGTGGAACAAGTAACGAACTCAAACTTTCACAAACGTCAGGTAGCCAAGGTGGTAACGAGTTAGCTTCGGTGCAACTGGGTACTTCTAACCTGACAGATGTGACTACGATTGGCGACAACAATATTACTGAGGCCGATCAGAATGGTACTGGTAACGTCGCTATTATTACGACAACCGGTAACAACAATAACCAAGTATATAGCCAAGATGGTGAATCTAATGGCGCATTAACGGAAGTTACTGGCGACGATAACGCGATTGATATTCAGCAGTCAGGTAGCGGGATCCTTGGGATTAACAACGAAGCCATCAATGTCATTAATGGCGATCAAAATACTATTACGGTATCTCAAGGCTCTGGTGGCCAATGGTTCTACAACCTAAATATGCAAGGTAGCCAAAACGAAGTAACAGCGACACAAACAGGGACGTGGAACGAAGCGACACTTGAGTCAGTACAAGGTGACATGAACCAAATCACCTTAGATCAAGACGGTGTGTACAACCAATATAAAGTAGTTAGTCTACAAGGTAATGAAAACGAAATTGAATCGAGCCAAAGCGGTAACTTCAATGTTATCTCTGTAGAGACTGTGATTGGTGATGACAACCAAGTTGAGATCGAGCAATCGGAAGGTGATAGCAATACGGTTAACGTGTTTGAAATTACTGGAGACAATAACGAGCTTAATATCGATCAGGAAGGTTCAACTAACACCTTCGCATCAGATTTATTAGTTGGTAACGACAATGAAGTGATGACTGAGCAGCGTGGCGACGAAAATAAAGTCCAAGCAGACGTGATTGGCGATAATAACGAATTTACCGCGATGCAGATAGGTAATGGCAACGAGATGTATCTTGGTGTTGCTGGCGAGAACAATGAATTCTCAGCAACTCAAGTAGGTGATGCGAACATCGCACACGTTGCGAACTTCAACGGTAGTGATAATGATGTTGATGTTACCCAAACGGGTGATGAAAACGAGGCAGTGGTGCAGTCATCTTATCCAGACGTTAGCCTGGCAAGTAATGATAACGCAGTTGATATTTCACAAAGTGGCACAGGCAACGGTGTTGTTGTGACTATGAGCAGCGTATTTGATAGTAGCTCAAACCAAGTAGATATTGCGCAGTCTGGCGAGTTTAACGCGATTGATCTGATGCTCGAAGGTAGTCGCAATATGCTAGACATCACACAAAATGGTAGCAACAACTTTGTGATGGGTATGGGTTCTGAGGCATTCATCATCAATGGCGATGATAATGCGTTTACGGTAAGCCAAATTGGTGACGGCAACTTAGTCCAAGGTGGAATTACAGGTAGTGGTCAAAACATTACCGTAACTCAGGTTGGTGACAACAACGTTGCGACTATCACTCAGCAATAA
- a CDS encoding CsgE family curli-type amyloid fiber assembly protein, whose amino-acid sequence MIRIITLLSAMLASTFSLSAQEDVEIDGLVMDQSISRFGHQFYFQFSQLWRDVPNTSGINITVKETVLPRAGTRLEVLMNSRAVYATAMGRRGGSVDERVETAIFTIMDAMAREQYQQNGSEDLAASGW is encoded by the coding sequence ATGATAAGAATAATAACACTCTTGAGCGCTATGCTCGCTTCTACATTTTCACTAAGTGCACAAGAAGATGTAGAAATTGATGGTTTAGTGATGGATCAGAGTATTAGCCGATTTGGTCACCAGTTTTACTTTCAATTTTCACAGCTGTGGAGAGATGTTCCTAACACCTCGGGAATTAATATCACGGTTAAAGAAACGGTTTTGCCAAGAGCTGGCACTCGGTTAGAGGTATTAATGAACAGTCGCGCAGTATACGCAACAGCAATGGGAAGAAGGGGCGGCTCCGTTGATGAACGAGTTGAAACTGCTATTTTCACCATTATGGATGCGATGGCGAGAGAACAATATCAACAGAATGGCTCTGAAGATCTAGCAGCGAGCGGGTGGTAA
- a CDS encoding curli assembly protein CsgF, protein MTTIKTTIMFVGLMLLSSAHVAATELVYKPINPAFGGNPLNANMLLSKAQSQNKHRAPIIEKTYDEKFQESLERTYLNRLVREITDVAFGDDIKDSIFDQDATFMSGDYQIQVITSTPDTITVRITNTASGEETILEVPRFASSAGGGY, encoded by the coding sequence ATGACAACAATAAAAACAACAATCATGTTCGTTGGTTTAATGCTACTTAGTAGTGCTCATGTGGCAGCGACTGAGCTGGTATACAAACCAATTAACCCAGCATTTGGTGGTAACCCGTTAAATGCCAATATGTTACTGAGTAAAGCACAATCTCAGAATAAGCACAGAGCACCAATCATAGAAAAAACCTATGATGAAAAGTTTCAGGAATCCCTCGAGCGTACGTATCTTAACCGTTTGGTCAGAGAAATCACGGATGTAGCGTTTGGTGATGACATTAAAGACAGTATTTTTGATCAGGACGCGACGTTTATGAGTGGCGACTATCAAATCCAAGTGATCACCAGTACACCCGACACCATCACGGTTAGAATAACAAATACAGCATCGGGTGAAGAAACCATTCTAGAGGTACCCAGGTTTGCCTCATCGGCTGGTGGAGGATATTAA
- a CDS encoding CsgG/HfaB family protein — protein MLRVILLVFLLLLGGCSSMSRVLPPSQSVAIELTDTETFAELKNLPTPKGRIPVSVYSFRDQTGQYKPQDNVSSFSTAVTQGANSILMQALHETDWFIPVEREGLQNLLTERKIIRAASDDNDTNALPPLMTAKIILEGGIISYDSNIRTGGLGMEYFGIGASELYREDVISIYMRAVDVRTGQVLLSVASSKKVLSMEVRAGFFRYVSYKRLAEAEAGFSDNEPMHICVTQAIEKALTLMVQQGIEKGVWSAATAS, from the coding sequence ATGCTCCGCGTCATTTTATTGGTGTTTTTGTTACTGCTCGGCGGTTGTTCTAGCATGTCTCGTGTGTTGCCTCCTTCGCAAAGTGTAGCAATTGAGCTGACCGACACTGAAACCTTTGCAGAACTAAAAAACTTACCCACACCGAAAGGGCGAATTCCCGTTTCTGTTTATTCATTTCGGGATCAAACTGGGCAATACAAACCACAAGATAATGTAAGTTCATTTTCAACAGCGGTGACTCAAGGCGCTAACTCTATTTTAATGCAGGCACTACACGAAACGGATTGGTTTATTCCGGTAGAACGTGAAGGACTGCAAAACTTGCTGACTGAGCGCAAAATTATTCGTGCAGCAAGTGATGATAACGACACAAACGCTTTGCCACCTTTAATGACCGCAAAGATCATTTTAGAAGGCGGGATCATCAGCTATGACTCTAATATCCGCACAGGCGGTTTGGGTATGGAATATTTTGGCATAGGTGCATCTGAGCTTTATCGTGAGGATGTTATCTCCATTTATATGCGTGCAGTTGATGTTCGTACTGGGCAAGTGCTGCTTTCTGTCGCGAGTAGCAAAAAGGTGCTATCCATGGAGGTTCGGGCAGGGTTTTTCCGCTATGTGAGTTATAAACGTTTGGCTGAAGCCGAAGCGGGGTTTAGCGATAATGAACCGATGCACATTTGTGTAACCCAAGCGATAGAAAAAGCGCTAACTTTGATGGTACAACAAGGCATTGAAAAAGGCGTGTGGTCGGCAGCTACCGCGTCGTAG
- the mpl gene encoding UDP-N-acetylmuramate:L-alanyl-gamma-D-glutamyl-meso-diaminopimelate ligase, translating into MHVHILGICGTFMGGIAAIAQSLGHKVTGSDLNVYPPMSTQLESLGIELTQGYDPKQLIDDEPDVVIIGNAMSRGNPCVEYVLEKGMRYTSGPEWLKDHVLRQSWVLAVAGTHGKTTTASMLAWLLEYAGLRPGFLIGGIVQNFGVSARTSDTPFFVIEADEYDTAFFDKRSKFVHYLPRTLILNNLEYDHADIFPDLNAIQTQFHHLIRTLPSQGKAVYPADDTALQNVIERGFWSEQESLGKEWSYNLLKADGSRFSVLFEGEEKGEVNWQAIGVHNVKNAMMAIAAARHVGIPIEVSIEALGQFISPKRRMEIKGEVNGVTVYDDFAHHPTAIATTLAGLRAKVRDAPIIAILEPRSNTMKLGIHQETLLQSLDVADEVYLFEPDGLSWSLKAQAEAAGRQCFASVDEIVAQVVANQAPNQHVLIMSNGGFGGIHDKLLTALKK; encoded by the coding sequence ATGCACGTACATATTTTAGGGATTTGCGGTACCTTTATGGGCGGGATCGCAGCCATCGCTCAATCATTGGGGCACAAAGTCACAGGTTCAGATCTCAATGTTTACCCGCCGATGAGTACACAACTCGAATCACTCGGTATTGAATTAACTCAAGGTTATGACCCTAAGCAACTCATCGATGATGAGCCTGATGTGGTGATCATCGGTAATGCCATGAGCCGTGGCAATCCGTGCGTTGAATATGTTTTAGAAAAAGGTATGCGTTATACCTCAGGCCCTGAATGGTTAAAAGACCATGTATTACGCCAGTCATGGGTGTTGGCTGTGGCCGGAACGCATGGCAAAACAACCACTGCAAGCATGTTAGCGTGGTTACTCGAATACGCAGGGTTGCGCCCGGGCTTTTTGATTGGTGGCATAGTGCAAAACTTTGGTGTGTCGGCGCGCACGTCAGATACGCCATTCTTTGTTATCGAAGCCGACGAATACGATACGGCGTTTTTCGATAAACGCAGCAAGTTTGTCCATTACTTACCTCGCACGTTAATACTCAATAATCTTGAATATGATCACGCTGATATTTTTCCAGATTTAAATGCCATTCAAACCCAATTTCATCATTTAATTCGCACGCTACCCAGCCAAGGTAAAGCCGTATATCCAGCGGATGATACTGCGCTACAAAACGTTATTGAACGCGGTTTTTGGAGCGAGCAGGAATCCCTTGGTAAAGAATGGTCGTATAACTTGCTCAAGGCTGACGGCTCTCGCTTTTCGGTATTATTTGAGGGCGAAGAAAAAGGCGAAGTAAATTGGCAAGCGATTGGTGTGCATAATGTCAAAAATGCCATGATGGCGATTGCGGCGGCAAGGCATGTGGGCATTCCAATCGAGGTAAGTATCGAAGCGCTAGGGCAATTTATTTCTCCCAAACGCCGTATGGAAATTAAAGGGGAGGTCAATGGCGTCACTGTCTATGATGACTTCGCGCATCACCCCACGGCAATAGCAACGACCCTTGCAGGGCTTAGAGCCAAAGTCAGAGATGCACCTATCATTGCTATTTTAGAGCCTCGCTCAAATACGATGAAGCTGGGCATTCATCAAGAAACCTTATTGCAATCACTTGATGTTGCAGATGAAGTGTATCTATTCGAACCAGATGGCTTATCTTGGTCTCTTAAAGCACAAGCCGAAGCCGCGGGTCGTCAGTGTTTTGCAAGCGTAGATGAGATTGTCGCACAGGTTGTGGCAAATCAAGCACCAAACCAACATGTGCTGATCATGAGTAATGGTGGTTTTGGTGGCATCCACGACAAACTTTTAACTGCATTGAAAAAGTAA
- a CDS encoding flavin prenyltransferase UbiX, with protein sequence MSEQTFNGPITLAFSGASGAPYGLRLLEVLVSLNYQVYVLISSAARVVLDTESNLKLSGNEQKATEQLQALFCAKEKQIQVFGKDNWFSPVASGSAAPKQMVVCPCSAGSVSAIALGASDNLLERAADVVIKERGQLILVPRETPFSPIHLENMLKLSRLGVTIMPAAPGFYHQPQSIDDLVDFMVARILDHLHIEHTLAKRWGYGE encoded by the coding sequence ATGTCAGAACAAACATTTAATGGGCCAATTACGCTGGCCTTTAGTGGTGCGTCGGGCGCTCCTTACGGACTGAGATTACTCGAGGTATTGGTGTCGTTAAACTATCAAGTTTACGTGCTAATCTCGAGTGCAGCCAGAGTGGTGTTAGATACCGAGTCTAATCTAAAGCTCTCTGGTAATGAACAAAAAGCAACGGAGCAACTACAGGCGCTTTTCTGTGCTAAAGAGAAGCAAATTCAGGTATTTGGTAAAGATAACTGGTTTAGTCCTGTGGCATCCGGCTCGGCCGCACCTAAGCAGATGGTGGTGTGTCCGTGTAGCGCAGGAAGCGTGTCAGCCATTGCGCTTGGGGCATCTGATAATTTGCTTGAGCGTGCGGCAGATGTGGTGATCAAAGAACGTGGCCAATTAATATTAGTGCCGCGAGAAACGCCCTTTAGTCCGATCCATCTTGAAAACATGCTAAAGCTTAGCCGCTTGGGTGTAACGATAATGCCTGCAGCGCCTGGTTTTTATCATCAGCCACAAAGTATCGACGATTTGGTCGACTTTATGGTGGCCCGTATTTTAGATCATCTACACATCGAACATACCTTAGCTAAGCGCTGGGGTTATGGAGAATAA